In one Bombyx mori chromosome 22, ASM3026992v2 genomic region, the following are encoded:
- the LOC134201038 gene encoding uncharacterized protein LOC134201038 has protein sequence MRKSGHEARGPLQRQIALRREEFRQALVAEWRQRLLRPTAGLATVEAIRPVLDDWLGRRHGSLSFRVTQVLSGHGCFGKYLCRIDREPDARTNHVEERVEADLSQTTPELAA, from the exons GAAGAGCGGGCACGAGGCTCGAGGCCCGCTGCAGCGGCAGATCGCGCTGCGCCGAGAGGAGTTCCGTCAAGCATTGGTGGCGGAATGGCGGCAAAGGCTTCTGCGCCCTACCGCCGGCCTCGCAACCGTCGAGGCAATCCGGCCAGTACTCGACGACTGGCTCGGGAGAAGGCATGGCTCCCTGTCGTTTAGGGTGACACAGGTGCTGTCGGGGCACGGTTGCTTCGGCAAGTACCTGTGCCGCATAGACAGGGAGCCGGACGctcg aacgaaccacgtggaagagaGGGTGGAAGCTGATCTGAGCCAAACTACCCCAGAATTAGCAGCATGa